The Dethiosulfovibrio peptidovorans DSM 11002 nucleotide sequence GGGAGAGGAAATGTGGAGTTTCAAGGCCTCCAGAGAAATTCTATCCTCCCCATTGATAGCTCCTCCCTTTGTCTACATAGGCGACCACGCTGGCATATTTCATGCGTTAAGCCTGGATTCGGGGAAAAGGACATGGGGTGGATCTTCGGGAGGCCCTATCGACGCCACGCCAGCCTACTCCAACGGAGTTGTCTACTACTGCGGATGGGACGGAGTACTGCACGCCATAAGGGTAAAGGGAGTTACTCCCCTGTGGAGCTTCAAAGCCGACGGAGCAGCTACCACCGACATAGTTTTATCGGAAAAAAAGGCCTATCTAGGGACATCCTCCGGAACCTTCTACTGCATAGGGACCGAAAATGGCTCACCCCTATGGTCCATCAAGATGGAGGGAGGGATCGTGGCTTCTCCGGTGGGCTCTCAAAACAGGGTATATGTCCCAGAACAGAACGGTAAACTCCACTGTTTTAACGGAAGTACCGGAGAGGAAATTTGGTCACTGGATCTAGGGTCTAACCTGGTCTCCGATCCCGTGATCTCCCAAGGGAATATTTTCATAGGCACCATGGACGGATCGATCTACTCGATAAAGGAAAGGCGATGAAAAACAAGAATTTTATGGATTTAGCCATAGAAGAGGCGAAAAAAGCCGCCTCGGAGGGAGACATCCCCGTAGGTGCCGTGGTCGTTTACAAAAACGATGTGATCGGGAGAGGCAGAAACCTGAGGAGGATCGACCACGATCCCACCGCTCATGCGGAGATAGTCGCCATAAGACAGGCAGCGAAAGCAAGGGGAAGTTGGAACCTCTCGGGGTGCGAGATATACGTAACTCTCGAACCCTGTCCGATGTGCGCCGGAGCTATCGTTCAGTCGAGGATAGCCAAGGTTGTCTACGGTTGCACCGATCCAAAAGCCGGAGCAAGCGGAACCCTGTACGACATAACCAGGGACACCAGGCTGAACCACAGGTGCGAGGTCATAAAAGGCATCGAGGAGGACAGATGCAGGAATATGTTACGAGACTTCTTCTCCGAATGTCGAAAGAAAAGACGGAAAGAGAGAAACCCGTCTCCAGGAGCCCCCTAAAAACTAGCTCCCCTTGCAAAAAGAGGCTCCGATAGGTATAATTGCTTTCTGTCGAGGAGGAGTGGCCGAGCGGTCGAAGGCGCTTGACTCGAAATCAAGTGAGGGGCTCTGCTCCTCCGTGGGTTCAAATCCCACCTCCTCCGCCACTTTTTAACTAAATATATTGAAAAGCCCTTCTTTTTTGGAAGGGCTTTTGTATATCGATCAAAAACGCTCCAATACCTCCAGAAAATCCGGTCCGTAAAGGTCGAGTTTTTTGACTCCCACTCCCTGAAGACAGCCGATCTCATCCAACGAATTCGGTCGTAACTCCAACATCTGGCGCAGGGTAGCGTCGTGAAATATAACATAGGCTGGAACACCGTGCTCTCTGGCCAACTCCAGTCTCTTCGCCCTCAATGCCTCCCACAGAGGATTACCGTCGAATTCCGAGGAGCCTTTGGTAGATACCTCTGACGTACTCGATCTGCTGTTTTTATCAGATGTCTTAACCTCGTCTACCCGGAAGGAAAGGCGCCTTTCTCCACGAAGAACCGGCCAGCTATCGCCGCAAAGACGAAGTCCTCCGTAACCGTCAGGGACCACCGATAGGACTCCCATGGCCAACAGCTGTCTGTAGACCGAACGCCATTGTCTTTCGTTCAGCTCACCGCCTATTCCGAAGGTGGATACTTGATCGTGTCCGGCTTCCAGAACCTTCTTGGTTCCCCTGCCCAGAAGCACGTCTATGAGGTGTCCTGTTCCGTAGATCTGCCCCGTTCGATAGACACAGGATAGAGCCTTTTGAGCCTGAACCGTGCCATCCCAGGTCTTCACGGGGTTCAGACAGGTGTCGCAGTTCCCACAGGGAACGTCGCAGCTATCCCCAAAGAAAGAAAGCAGGGAGCGGCGACGACAGCCGGTGGTCTCACAATAACCCAACATGATCTCCAGATTCTGTCGACTGATCCTCTTGTATCTTTCGTCTCCTTCGGACATCTCTATCAGCTTGAGTTGCCCCGTTACATCGGCCATACCGTAGGTCATCCAGGCATCGGCGGGCAGGCCGTCTCTGCCAGCCCTTCCCGTTTCCTGATAGTAGGCTGCCAGGCTCTTAGGCATGTCCAGATGAGCTACGAAACGAACGTCGGGTTTGTCTATGCCCATTCCGAAGGCGATGGTGGCGACCACCACGACCGCCTCCTCGTCCTGAAACCTTTCCTGGACCGTCCTTCGTTCCTCCGCCCCCATACCACCGTGATAGGACAGAGCTTTAATTCCGTTATCCCGAAGCCACTGGGCTATCGACTCGGTTTTTCGCCTGGTCATACAGTAGACGATGCCAGAGTCGTTACGATGGCTTCTCCTGAGAAAATCAAGCAGCTGTTTTTTTGGTTTTTCCTTCATGACTACCTGATAGCGGATGTTCGGCCTGTCGAAGCCGGAGACGAAGACTTTACCTCCGTTCAGGTCGAGCCGCGAAAGGATCTCTTTTCTTGTGAGTTCGTCCGCCGTAGCTGTGACCGCTATCCTGGGGACTTCCGGGAAAGCCCTACCCAGCTCTCCTAGCCGAAGGTACTCGGGGCGAAAATCGTGCCCCCATTGGGATACGCAGTGAGCTTCGTCTATAGCTATCACGGACAGGGAGATCCTGGAGAGAAAATCCATAAAGCTCGGTTTCATCGCCCTTTCGGGGGCCACGTAAAGAAGGTCCAGTTCCCCTCTCATGGCGGCCCGGGAGACCTGCACGAACTCCTCGTAGTTCATAGTGGAATTCATGTAGGCAGCCCTCACGCCGCTCTGGACGAGCCCGTTTACCTGATCGTGCATCAAGGCTATTAGCGGAGAGATCACGACGCCTATTCCGGGACGTAGGATGGCCGGTATCTGATAGCACAGGGACTTCCCTCCTCCGGTGGGCATAAGGACAAGGCAATCCCCTCCACCCATGACGTGGTCTATGGCGTCTCCTTGATTCAGACGGAATTCGTCGTACCCGAAAAGGCGCTTTAACAACCCACGAGGAGTCTCGTCCATCAATCAAATCATCTCCTGACTACAAAAAAAGCGAGATCCCTCGGGATCTCGCTTCAGAAATGCTATGGCGCGCCGGGCAGGATTCGAACCCACGACCTTCTGGTCCGTAGCCAGACGCTCTATCCAGCTGAGCTACCGGCGCACACTTTAGTGGCGGAGAGAGAGGGATTCGAACCCTCGGATCCGAATCGGATCACGCACTTAGCAGGCGCGCGCCTTCGACCACTCGGCCATCTCTCCACGCAACGCAGCATATTCTACATACGGGAGAGGTTTCTGTCAAGTCGATCCGAGAATTTATTCTTCTGACTCTTGATCCTCACTCGCATTATCCTCGGAGATGACCTCTACAGATTCTTCCTCGGCAGGGAAGATCTCCGGATCAAGTATCTTGACATCCACTTTTTCAGATATCTCGTCCAGGAAAGTTCTCTGGAGCTCCTGTCTCTTCTGGTTCAACACCATAGACTGAAGCTGCTCTTTGGCGTCCTCGAAGGAGGTAACCTCTCTGTCCTTGGCGGACTTTCTGTAAACGACTATAAAATCGTCGCTGGCGACCTCCACCGGCTCAGCGTACTGACCGTCGTCCATAGAGGCGATAAAAGCCAGATTCTCCGGCAGAGAGTCCTTCTTTAGGAACGCAGGCTTTTCGGACCCGGTAGATCCTGTGATGTCCGAGGAGGAGAATTCCTCCAAAACCACGTCCCAGGATGTCCCGGACGAAAGCTCCTCGTAAGCCTTATTCGCAGCCTCTTGGCTGCTGAACTCGGCCGCAAGTACCTCGAACCCTTCAGGAACGGTAAAGACGAAGTCCTTTACGCTATCGTAGAGGGCCTGAAGCTCCTCGTCGTTTACTTTGGCGGCGGCTGAAGCCTCCTCCAGAAGCATCTGCTGAGAAAGTTGGGTTTTAAGCTGTTCTCTGAGATCGTTCATCGTTATGCCCGTTTCCTGAAGGTACTGCATAAAAGCCTCTTTCGTCGGAAACTGATCCTCTATGCCCGACACGGCCTGATCCAGTTCCTCCTTGGACGGGGTGATGCCTAAAGCCTTAACCTCCTTGAGAAGGGCCTCCTGGACCACCATTTGATCGAGAACCATCTGTCTTATCATGGGAAGATCGGTAGACGTAACGTCCTTTATTCCGGCCCTCTCTACGTAGTCCTGTACGGACCTAAGTAGCTGACTTCTCATCAGTTTCTTGCCGTCTATCTCGGCCACCGCATAATCCTCGTTGCTACTACGGCTACTCTTACCTCCGCCTACCCCGTACATCAGGGGGATAGCCAAAACAAAACACAGCAGGAAAAAGACGAGAATCCATTTCACCTGTGTACGAAGCGTCCTCAACATCAACGTAAATCTTCCCCTTTCATGATCGCTTTTTGCACGATACCTACAGATAGATATTGTATCACAGCAAGGTTATCGATCATACGCTATATTATACCTCCGCCAGGGAGAAACCTATTTTACCCTCAGTCTCCAACGGGACCGCCAGAGATGCCACGTTTTTCATGATCTCCTGAAGCTCGGCAAGGACCTCCTCCGATCGCTCCTCGGGACATTCACAGACTATAGAGTCATGTACCTGAAGGACCATAGACACATCCGGATCCTCCGCAAAAGACCTGGAAACGGCTATCATGGCCTTTTTCGCCAGGTCAGCGGCGGTACCCTGTATCGGAGAATTTATCGCCACCCTCCTGATATGTCCCCGATCCCTGGTGTTGCCGGTGACGACCTCCTCAAGAGGCCTTATCCTTCCGAATAAGGTCTCGGTGTAGCCCTTGGCGATCGCCTCGTCGGCACTCTTAGTCACGTAGGCCTCTACGCCGGGAAGGGCCGCAAAATAACGGGACATTATCCTGTCCGCCTCGGACCGCCCTACCCCTAATCTCTTGGCTAAACCGAAGGCACTCATGCCGTAGAGAAGTCCGAAGGTCACCATCTTGGCGGAACGTCGCAGCTCTTTGGTAACCATAGAGCTGTCCACCCCGAAGACCATGGATGCCGTCTCTGTGTGGATATCCCTGCCGGAGCGGAATATGTCGGCCAACCTCTTTTCTCCCGATATATGGGCCAAAACCCTCAACTCCACCTGAGAGTAATCGGCTGCGACGAAACATCTCCCCTTCTCCCTCGGGATCAGAGAACTTTTTATCCTATCGGACCATTCTCCATATGCCGGCAGATTCTGTAGGTTGGGATCCCTGCTGCTGAGCCTGCCTGTACCGGTGGTATCGCTCTCGAAGGTACTGCGTATGATACCGTCCCCACAGACGGAGCTCATCAGAGGCAGAGCGAAACCGCTGGACATCTTTGAGAGGGCTCTATGCTCCAGCAGCATGGACGGAACGGCGTTGTGAGGCTCCGGAAGTTCCGCCAGCTGCTCCAACACCGTGACGTCCGTAGAGTATCCGGTCTTCGTCTTCTTCACAGGAGGAAGGCCTAGCTTCTCGAAGAGAAGGCATCCGACCTGCTTGGGAGAATTGAGGTTTATCGATTCTCCGGCAGCGGAGGTTATCTCCTCCACTATCCGTTCCAGACGTTCTTTCAGATCCGATATGACATCTTGAAGAACAGGTTCTTCCAGCTTTATGCCGGATTTTTCCATCGATACCAGGACTGGGACCAAGGGCATATCTATACCGTACAAGACCTCGGAGAGCCCTCTGGACTCAATTGTTTGAGATAGATCGTCTCGAAGACGCCATAACGCCATCGCCCGTTCCTCCGTGGATTCGGGACAATCGTCGCCCATAACCGACGGCATATCGTGAGAGGCTTTGTCTGGATGGAGCAGATAATCGACACTCCTGAGATCCCAGACTCTGGAATAATCCGAAGGAACTCCCATGGCGACCAGCAATCTCTTGTAATCCGAGGTAATCACCGACCCCCTCTCCAGCCAGGAAGATAACTCGAAGGGCATCTCGCTACCGGACCAGAACCGCCCGTCTTTAGAGCACACCACCAGAGGATCGGCCACGAGCGACATGGGATACTCTCCGGTCCACTTGCCGTGAAAGGCAAGCTCGTCGCACATCAGAAGCTCGTCCAGCTCAACCGATTTAAGCTCCACCAAAGAGAGAGACTGTGCTTCTTTCTCTACCGAGGAGTCTCCGGAAAAACTCGTTTCTCCACAGATAAGGTCTCCCATCGATCTCTCCAGAGAGCTCATACCCAGCTCCCGACAGAGAGCGATGAAGCCGTCCGAATCGGGAACTCCGCACACCAGGTCGACATCGTCCGGAGCCCCATCGACGCTCAAGGTCGTCAAGATAAGGGATTTCCTTGCCAGATCTGCGTTTTCCTCCAGCTTTTTTCTCTGACCGGCGGTCAGATCCGCCGTATGGGCCAATATCCCCTCCAGGTCTCCGTATTTCCCGAGCAGCCTTCGAGCGGTCTTGTCGCCTATGCCAGGCACGCCCGGTACGTTGTCCACGCTATCTCCGACCAAAGCCAGATAGTCGGCCATCCTGGCGGGAGGGAAACCATATTCTCCCTGAAAGGTCTCGGCGTCCCACCGGTTGAAGGAGGAAATCCCCTTGCCCGGTCTTATCACCGTTATCCCCTCGTCCAGTATCTGAAGCATGTCCTTATCGGACGTGACCACCAGAACGGGGGTACCCTTATACGCGTATTCTCTGGAAACGGCGCCTATGACGTCGTCGGCCTCGACGCCGGGACGACATATCACCGGGATGCCCAAAAGCCCCAGCATTTTCTTCAATATCGGAAGCTGTACCTTGAACTCCTCCGGGGTGGGTTTTCTCCCCTTTTTGTATTCTTCGAACATCTCGTGACGGAAGGTCTTCCCAGGAGCGTCGAAAACCACCGAGAGAGACTGGGGAGCCCACTCTTTTTTGATCTTGGAAAGCATGTTGAAAAACCCGACCAAGGCGTTGGTCGGAGTTCCATCCGGAGCGGTCAGTTCGGGAATGGCGTAAAAGGCCCTGAAGGCAAGGCCGTGTCCGTCCACAAACATAATAGGTCCTTCGGTCATATCTCTCCTCCTCTTTCACATGTTTAAGGTATAATATCTTTTTGACGCCATCAATTGTACCAAGCAAACGATAAACAGGGAGGAACGGAATATGTCTAAAACCGTAAGAGTCCGATTCGCCCCCAGTCCGACCGGGGCTCTTCATATCGGTGGGGCTCATACAGCATTGTTCAACTGGCTCTGGGCCCGACACATGGGAGGAAAATTCATTCTGAGGATCGAGGACACCGACCAGGTTCGCTCCACCAAGGAATACGAGGATACCATCATGGCCGGAATGAAGTGGATGAACCTCGATTGGGACGAGGGGCCCGATATCGGAGGAGATTTCGGCCCATACCGCCAGACCGAAAGGCTTCATCTTTACAGAAAATACGCCGACGAACTGTTGGAGAGAGGGCTGGCCTACAAAGACGGCGAGGCTGTCATCTTCAAGGTCCCCCTGGGAGAGGACATCGGCTTCGAGGACGTGGTGTACGGATCAATCGACGTGGTCAGCGACTCGCTGAAGGACGGCAGGACCGGTCAGATGAAGGACATCGTCCTGATAAAGAGCGACGGAATGCCGACCTACAACTACGCCGTCGTAGTGGACGACCACACTATGGGCATTACCCACGTAATAAGGGGCGAGGACCATATATCCAATACTCCCAAGCAGGTGCTCCTATACAAGGCATTGGGCTGGGAATTGCCTACCTTCGCCCATCTCCCGATGATACTCGGAAAGGACAAGAAAAAACTATCCAAACGCCATGGGGCAACCAGCGTCTACGAATACAGGGACATGGGCTATATGCCAGACTCGGTGTTCAACTTCCTGGCCCTGTTGGGATGGGCTCCATCCGGAGACAGAGAGATCTTCGACAGAGATCTGGCCATAGACGAGTTCGACCTTAAGGACGTCAACAGGAAACCCTCGGTTTTCGACATGGATAAACTCAACTACGTCAACCAGGGCCATCTCCACGCCCTCCCAACCGCAAAGAAAATCGAGATGCTGGCTCCTTTTTGGGAGGAGGCAGGCATAGACCTTTCCTCCATAGACGAGAGCTATATGGAAAAGGCCTTCGATCTCATGGGAGGCAGGGGCAGGACCGTCAAGGACCTGGCGGAGTTCACCGACTACTTCCTCGATTTCGCTCCTGTGACGAAAAGATACGACGGAGAGGTCTCCGACGAAACCAGAAAGACCCTCCAGGATTTTTTCTCCGATATGATGAAACTGGACACCTGGACGGCATCGGCCATGGAGGCCTTCGCAAGAGACTGGACCAAGGAAAAAGGGGTCAAGTTGAAGGACGTCGCCATGCCTATGAGGTTCGCCATAACGGGACACAAGGTAAGCCCGGGGATCTTCGAGCTAGCCGAGTTCATGGGCAAAGAGGAGATCAAGCGCAGGTTGTCCCACTACGGATTCCTGTAATATCCGGAGATACGAACGTAAAAGAGAGAGGGAGCCGATTATAAAATCGGTTCCCTCTCTCTTTTAGATCTAAATCGATCTCAACCGATCGAGGACGAAACTACCCCTCGGGGGTGTACTCATCCTCTTCGATCGCTCCCTTGGGACATTTGGAGGCACACACCCCACATCCCACGCATTTCTCCGGATCTATGACATGCTTCTCCTTTACCTTGCCCTCTATGGCACCTACGGGACAGGCCTTTGCGCAAATTGTACAGCCGACACAGTCTTCTTCCCTGACACGGTATACCTTCTTAGGTTGGGCCTTAGGATCTTCGACCTCATCGGGAACCTCACCCTTTCTGTAGGTCCACTCGCTCTGGAAGGGTTTACGATCGGCCTTACCGGTATCCAAGGTCACGTTGGACTTTCTCTCATAGGTGGATATGGCGAAATCGCAGGTCATAGTCAGAGCATCGACCGGACAGATATCGTTGCACTGGGCACAGAAACAGCACCTGTCGTTGTGAACGATTATTTTTTTCGGATCCTCCGGAGCCCTCTCTATGGCGTTCGCCGGACAGACCTTCATGCACATTCCACAACCTATGCACTTCTCTCTGTCGTAACCGACCTTGCCTCTGAAACGTCCCCAGGTTTCGACCGGCTCGTTCAGGTCGATCTCTCCCTTGGAGGCAGCCTCCAAGACTCCGGTCAGATCGTCTGGCATATGAGAGACCGGATAGGGGTTGGTGAAGGCCTTCTTGAAAAGATGTCGCAGTATCTGTACCGACATGGCGTTCAGCATGATCTCACCCCCCTAATGCAGTAAAACGTCCACGGAAATGAGGATCATCCCGGCCAGCGAGAGAGCCCCAACCTGAGCCCAATAAAAATGGGATGCCTGCCATATCTTCAGACGTCCGAAAGCGGTCCTAAGGAAGGTCACGCCGAAAACCTCGACGAGAAACACCTTTACCCAGAACCACGGGAAATCGATTATGGCCATCGGCACTCCGGAAAGGCCTATAGCCTTACCCAAGGAGAAGGGGAAGAACAGGCTTACGACCAGCGCGGATATAGCGGCTCCTCTCAGGTTGAAACCTATATGAAGTAGAGCCAGGTTTACCCCGGAATACTCCACCGTGACACCTTCCAGTATCTCCGTCTTGGCCTCCGGAATATCCATGAGCCCCTTACCGGTTTCTCCCGGTATAACCGTGAGAATAGCTACAAACAGACATATCAACCCGAGAAAGCCTGCCTTGCCCACCACGGACCAGACAGAGGTCGCTACGTAGGTCTCCAGGGAGAAGGGATGTCCCGGCATCCCCAGTTTATAGGCGAACCAAGCCAGTGTAGAAACGACTATCGCCAGTGGGACCTCGTAGCTCATCATGAGAATCATCTCTCTCTGAGCTCCTACGTTAGCTATGGGAGAACCACTGGCGAAACCTCCTACCGCCACGGCTACCCCAGAAAGGCTGAGCAGATAGAGGATCAGAATGAGATCGCCGCTACCGTTGAGCACCGGTGGAAGAGAGCCCATCGGGATGTACATGAAGACCATCATACTGGCGATCATCGCCACCCAGGGACCACCGTGGAAGAAGACCGGGGTCGCCCAACGGGGAACGATATTCTCCTTACCCAAAAGCTTCAGTATGTCGTATACGGGCTGAAGCAGAGGCGGGCCGATACGACGCTGCATGACGGCGTGAAGTTTTCTGTCAACTCCCTCGAAAAGCACCGCGAAAACGGTTATGAGAAGCATCAGGGCGATCCCCGCGATCACCCGCATAATAAGACCGAGTATCATGCTCCCATCAGCCTCCTCGTCTTATCAGTCTTCTCTCGGCAGAGCTTCAGCAGGTCGGCTTTGGTCACTACGGACTTCGTACCGGAGCTCGTGTCGGAAAGGACCATCCTCTCCATACAGGAGATACAGGGATCGATACTGTTGATAATCAACGGAGCATCGGCCAGCTCGTTATCCTTGAACATCAGAGGCCAGGACACTGCATTGCTGTAGGTAGGAGCCCTCACCTTCCACCACTGAACGTTCTCCTGCTGAGCCTTCAAACCGACCGCATGGGTATCGTCGCCCCTGGGAGCCTCGATACAACCGTATCCGACACCTTCCGCCTTTTTGAGAACGGTGAGAAGCTTGTTGACCTTGGGCTCAAAGGTTATAGAACCCTCGGGAAGCCCCTCCATTATCTTCTCCAGGATATCCAACGACTGAAGGACCTCGTACACCCTAACGAGGAAGCGATCGTAGACGTCACCATGCACCTCACCGGTGTAATCCTGAGGCACGACCGGCTCGACGTGGATATCGCAGTAAGCATCGTATGGCGCGGACCAACGGACGTCGGCCCGGACTCCGCTACCTCGGGAGGTAGGTCCCAAAGCGCAGTATTTTATCGCCTGCTCGGTGGTAAGAACCCCGACGTCTCTGAGACGGGCCTTTACCACCGGATCGTTTATCGCCGCCTCATAGAAGGAGGCGAACTCGTTTCTGTAGTAATGGATCATATCCATTACCGTTCTCACCACCGCCGGAGTAACGTCCCAACGGACTCCGCCCACGGTGGTGACGGCATAGTTTACCCTGTTCCCCGAAAGGGCCTCGAGAACGTCCATGACCTTCTCTCTCAACATCATCCCTAGATGGAAGGCGCTGTCGAACCCGATGGTGTAACAAGCCACCCCGGACCAGAGTATATGAGAATGAATCCTCTCCAGTTCGAGAACCATGGACCTTATGTACTGGGCTCTGATCGGAACCTCTATCTGGGCGGCATCCTCCACGGCCTTAACGAAAGCTATGGCGTGGCTGAAGGAACAGATACCGCAGACCCTCTCGGCCAGGTATATCACCTGTATCGGGTTTCTCTCCCTGGCCATGAACTCCACCCCTCGGTGGATGGCTCCTGGACGAATTACCGCGTCTTTTATGTGTTCTCCCTCGATATCCAGCCACGCGGTGATGGGCTCTTTCAGCCCTACGTGAACCGGACCGATGGGAAGCTTATAGGTTTTAGTCTCGCTCATAGTAGCCCTCCTAGGAGAGATCCTCTACCAGGTCTTCGCCCGGAGCCGTCTCGTCCCTGCGCCATGGGAAGACTTCCCTGTTCCAATCATCGGGCAAGAAGACGAGGGCCTTGTTGGGAAGACCGATGTGGTCCACACCAAACATCTCCTGAATCTCCCTCTCGCTGTACTCGACCCCCGGAATACGGCTGAAAAGCGAATCCACAGTGAGATCGTCTTTCGGCACATGAACGCATACGGTAACGTGAAGGCTGACGCCCCTCTCTACGGCTCTGTAAAGGTCGAAGTGATAGTAAAGGGAGATATGATCGCCCTCGTCGTCTCCGGAGACCACGTGAA carries:
- a CDS encoding respiratory chain complex I subunit 1 family protein: MILGLIMRVIAGIALMLLITVFAVLFEGVDRKLHAVMQRRIGPPLLQPVYDILKLLGKENIVPRWATPVFFHGGPWVAMIASMMVFMYIPMGSLPPVLNGSGDLILILYLLSLSGVAVAVGGFASGSPIANVGAQREMILMMSYEVPLAIVVSTLAWFAYKLGMPGHPFSLETYVATSVWSVVGKAGFLGLICLFVAILTVIPGETGKGLMDIPEAKTEILEGVTVEYSGVNLALLHIGFNLRGAAISALVVSLFFPFSLGKAIGLSGVPMAIIDFPWFWVKVFLVEVFGVTFLRTAFGRLKIWQASHFYWAQVGALSLAGMILISVDVLLH
- a CDS encoding 4Fe-4S binding protein, translating into MLNAMSVQILRHLFKKAFTNPYPVSHMPDDLTGVLEAASKGEIDLNEPVETWGRFRGKVGYDREKCIGCGMCMKVCPANAIERAPEDPKKIIVHNDRCCFCAQCNDICPVDALTMTCDFAISTYERKSNVTLDTGKADRKPFQSEWTYRKGEVPDEVEDPKAQPKKVYRVREEDCVGCTICAKACPVGAIEGKVKEKHVIDPEKCVGCGVCASKCPKGAIEEDEYTPEG
- the tadA gene encoding tRNA adenosine(34) deaminase TadA; its protein translation is MKNKNFMDLAIEEAKKAASEGDIPVGAVVVYKNDVIGRGRNLRRIDHDPTAHAEIVAIRQAAKARGSWNLSGCEIYVTLEPCPMCAGAIVQSRIAKVVYGCTDPKAGASGTLYDITRDTRLNHRCEVIKGIEEDRCRNMLRDFFSECRKKRRKERNPSPGAP
- a CDS encoding PQQ-binding-like beta-propeller repeat protein — protein: MKGFFALFYSLFMILSASLAWAERPITDKTLSKNISWHYKALHGITGDLAADGERLFFSDGSGNLYCLDGKTGKLQWQRAFDVLLYGAPAVTKDRLYVGSGSGIVYCLSTVNGTTYWSKNLADAPDNLASGGINSSLALLGDSLVAANLEGKVVRMDSQTGEEMWSFKASREILSSPLIAPPFVYIGDHAGIFHALSLDSGKRTWGGSSGGPIDATPAYSNGVVYYCGWDGVLHAIRVKGVTPLWSFKADGAATTDIVLSEKKAYLGTSSGTFYCIGTENGSPLWSIKMEGGIVASPVGSQNRVYVPEQNGKLHCFNGSTGEEIWSLDLGSNLVSDPVISQGNIFIGTMDGSIYSIKERR
- the recQ gene encoding DNA helicase RecQ — encoded protein: MDETPRGLLKRLFGYDEFRLNQGDAIDHVMGGGDCLVLMPTGGGKSLCYQIPAILRPGIGVVISPLIALMHDQVNGLVQSGVRAAYMNSTMNYEEFVQVSRAAMRGELDLLYVAPERAMKPSFMDFLSRISLSVIAIDEAHCVSQWGHDFRPEYLRLGELGRAFPEVPRIAVTATADELTRKEILSRLDLNGGKVFVSGFDRPNIRYQVVMKEKPKKQLLDFLRRSHRNDSGIVYCMTRRKTESIAQWLRDNGIKALSYHGGMGAEERRTVQERFQDEEAVVVVATIAFGMGIDKPDVRFVAHLDMPKSLAAYYQETGRAGRDGLPADAWMTYGMADVTGQLKLIEMSEGDERYKRISRQNLEIMLGYCETTGCRRRSLLSFFGDSCDVPCGNCDTCLNPVKTWDGTVQAQKALSCVYRTGQIYGTGHLIDVLLGRGTKKVLEAGHDQVSTFGIGGELNERQWRSVYRQLLAMGVLSVVPDGYGGLRLCGDSWPVLRGERRLSFRVDEVKTSDKNSRSSTSEVSTKGSSEFDGNPLWEALRAKRLELAREHGVPAYVIFHDATLRQMLELRPNSLDEIGCLQGVGVKKLDLYGPDFLEVLERF
- a CDS encoding peptidylprolyl isomerase, whose translation is MLRTLRTQVKWILVFFLLCFVLAIPLMYGVGGGKSSRSSNEDYAVAEIDGKKLMRSQLLRSVQDYVERAGIKDVTSTDLPMIRQMVLDQMVVQEALLKEVKALGITPSKEELDQAVSGIEDQFPTKEAFMQYLQETGITMNDLREQLKTQLSQQMLLEEASAAAKVNDEELQALYDSVKDFVFTVPEGFEVLAAEFSSQEAANKAYEELSSGTSWDVVLEEFSSSDITGSTGSEKPAFLKKDSLPENLAFIASMDDGQYAEPVEVASDDFIVVYRKSAKDREVTSFEDAKEQLQSMVLNQKRQELQRTFLDEISEKVDVKILDPEIFPAEEESVEVISEDNASEDQESEE
- the gltX gene encoding glutamate--tRNA ligase, translated to MSKTVRVRFAPSPTGALHIGGAHTALFNWLWARHMGGKFILRIEDTDQVRSTKEYEDTIMAGMKWMNLDWDEGPDIGGDFGPYRQTERLHLYRKYADELLERGLAYKDGEAVIFKVPLGEDIGFEDVVYGSIDVVSDSLKDGRTGQMKDIVLIKSDGMPTYNYAVVVDDHTMGITHVIRGEDHISNTPKQVLLYKALGWELPTFAHLPMILGKDKKKLSKRHGATSVYEYRDMGYMPDSVFNFLALLGWAPSGDREIFDRDLAIDEFDLKDVNRKPSVFDMDKLNYVNQGHLHALPTAKKIEMLAPFWEEAGIDLSSIDESYMEKAFDLMGGRGRTVKDLAEFTDYFLDFAPVTKRYDGEVSDETRKTLQDFFSDMMKLDTWTASAMEAFARDWTKEKGVKLKDVAMPMRFAITGHKVSPGIFELAEFMGKEEIKRRLSHYGFL
- a CDS encoding DNA polymerase; amino-acid sequence: MTEGPIMFVDGHGLAFRAFYAIPELTAPDGTPTNALVGFFNMLSKIKKEWAPQSLSVVFDAPGKTFRHEMFEEYKKGRKPTPEEFKVQLPILKKMLGLLGIPVICRPGVEADDVIGAVSREYAYKGTPVLVVTSDKDMLQILDEGITVIRPGKGISSFNRWDAETFQGEYGFPPARMADYLALVGDSVDNVPGVPGIGDKTARRLLGKYGDLEGILAHTADLTAGQRKKLEENADLARKSLILTTLSVDGAPDDVDLVCGVPDSDGFIALCRELGMSSLERSMGDLICGETSFSGDSSVEKEAQSLSLVELKSVELDELLMCDELAFHGKWTGEYPMSLVADPLVVCSKDGRFWSGSEMPFELSSWLERGSVITSDYKRLLVAMGVPSDYSRVWDLRSVDYLLHPDKASHDMPSVMGDDCPESTEERAMALWRLRDDLSQTIESRGLSEVLYGIDMPLVPVLVSMEKSGIKLEEPVLQDVISDLKERLERIVEEITSAAGESINLNSPKQVGCLLFEKLGLPPVKKTKTGYSTDVTVLEQLAELPEPHNAVPSMLLEHRALSKMSSGFALPLMSSVCGDGIIRSTFESDTTGTGRLSSRDPNLQNLPAYGEWSDRIKSSLIPREKGRCFVAADYSQVELRVLAHISGEKRLADIFRSGRDIHTETASMVFGVDSSMVTKELRRSAKMVTFGLLYGMSAFGLAKRLGVGRSEADRIMSRYFAALPGVEAYVTKSADEAIAKGYTETLFGRIRPLEEVVTGNTRDRGHIRRVAINSPIQGTAADLAKKAMIAVSRSFAEDPDVSMVLQVHDSIVCECPEERSEEVLAELQEIMKNVASLAVPLETEGKIGFSLAEV